A region from the Streptosporangium sp. NBC_01756 genome encodes:
- a CDS encoding MFS transporter yields MTMLQDRAARQSPARPSMSGRQKLVLVLLLGSQFMLAIDFSILNVALPVIGDGLGFKLANLQWIATAFALCAAGFTLLFGRVADLFGRRRLFLAGMALLGLSSLAGGLAVNPTMLLVARVAQGLATAMVTPAGLALLTTSFSEGPLRDRALGLNGALMSAGFTTGAILGGLLTDMLSWRWAFFINVPIAAAALAAAPALIAESRPATHTRMDLPGAVSVTGGLLALVYGLTNAAEHGWADPMTLGSLVVAVLLLVAFWFVEKRAAAPLVPLSVLKRPTVSWGNLAGLIAFLTETSLVFLLTLYLQTVLGYSALATGLAFGVLGLGTVVGGVVAPRILARSDFRTVLTAGFGVQAAATASLFLLGDDRSSLALLLVATFVGGFGNMLAIVGFMVAATSGLPDSEQGLATGLATMTQQLGITMGIPIMSAIATAGMSGGGSVLDGVNAAILVNAALVLAGGILTWIFLRRQANLPT; encoded by the coding sequence ATGACCATGCTCCAAGACAGGGCCGCGCGGCAGTCGCCTGCCCGGCCATCGATGAGCGGACGGCAGAAGCTGGTCCTCGTACTGCTGCTCGGCTCCCAGTTCATGCTTGCCATCGATTTCTCCATTCTCAACGTGGCTCTCCCCGTGATCGGCGACGGGCTCGGATTCAAGCTGGCAAACCTGCAGTGGATCGCCACCGCGTTCGCGCTGTGCGCGGCCGGATTCACGCTGCTGTTCGGCCGGGTCGCCGATCTGTTCGGCCGGCGCAGGCTGTTCCTGGCCGGGATGGCGCTGCTCGGCCTCTCCTCGTTGGCAGGCGGGCTTGCGGTCAATCCGACGATGCTGCTGGTGGCGCGGGTTGCCCAAGGGCTGGCGACCGCGATGGTCACCCCGGCGGGCCTGGCGCTGCTGACCACATCCTTCTCCGAAGGACCTCTCCGGGACAGGGCTCTCGGGCTCAACGGGGCGCTCATGTCGGCCGGATTCACCACCGGCGCGATTCTCGGTGGGCTGCTGACCGACATGCTGAGCTGGCGCTGGGCGTTCTTCATCAACGTTCCCATAGCTGCGGCCGCCCTGGCGGCCGCCCCGGCGCTGATCGCTGAAAGCCGCCCGGCGACACACACGCGGATGGACCTGCCCGGCGCGGTGAGCGTCACCGGCGGGCTCCTCGCGCTGGTCTACGGCCTCACCAATGCCGCCGAACACGGCTGGGCCGACCCGATGACGCTCGGATCGCTGGTGGTCGCGGTGCTGCTGCTGGTGGCGTTCTGGTTCGTCGAGAAGCGGGCCGCCGCGCCTCTGGTGCCGCTTTCCGTTCTCAAGCGGCCCACCGTCAGTTGGGGGAACCTGGCCGGGCTCATCGCCTTCCTCACCGAGACCTCATTGGTCTTCCTCCTGACCCTCTACCTGCAGACCGTGCTCGGCTACTCGGCTCTCGCCACCGGGCTGGCATTCGGCGTGCTCGGCCTCGGCACGGTCGTCGGCGGCGTCGTGGCCCCCCGAATCCTGGCCAGGAGCGACTTCCGGACGGTCCTGACCGCAGGATTCGGCGTCCAAGCCGCTGCCACCGCCTCGCTGTTCCTGCTGGGCGACGACCGTAGCTCCCTCGCCCTGCTCCTGGTGGCGACCTTCGTCGGCGGCTTCGGCAACATGCTGGCCATCGTCGGATTCATGGTGGCGGCGACCTCAGGGCTGCCCGACAGCGAGCAGGGCTTGGCCACCGGCCTGGCCACCATGACCCAGCAGCTCGGAATCACCATGGGCATCCCTATCATGAGCGCGATCGCCACCGCCGGGATGTCCGGTGGCGGCTCCGTGCTCGACGGCGTGAATGCGGCCATCCTGGTCAACGCGGCACTCGTGCTGGCCGGTGGAATCCTGACCTGGATCTTCCTACGGCGGCAGGCGAACCTCCCGACCTGA
- a CDS encoding ATP-binding protein, with protein sequence MNPATLREICLPSNPESVSQARDEVREWLGESHPAYENTQLAVSELVTNAVRHASHGIGRPVDPLAVRLTVTDGGTLRVEVTDRGWTTTEPRIPVEPVSDLAESGRGLSIVSLVSDGNWGYRSHGPGLGRTVWCEIPARPPSPEDPLPATPDLLTRPGRTPRSGRDGSLTWPD encoded by the coding sequence GTGAATCCGGCGACTCTGAGAGAGATATGTCTGCCCAGTAATCCCGAATCGGTTTCGCAGGCGCGTGACGAGGTCCGCGAATGGCTCGGGGAGAGCCATCCCGCATACGAGAACACGCAGCTGGCCGTATCCGAATTGGTGACCAACGCCGTCCGGCACGCCTCCCACGGGATCGGTCGTCCCGTCGATCCGCTGGCCGTACGGCTGACGGTGACGGACGGCGGCACGCTCCGGGTGGAGGTCACGGACAGAGGCTGGACCACCACGGAGCCCCGCATCCCGGTGGAACCGGTGTCCGACCTCGCCGAGAGCGGCCGGGGACTGTCGATCGTCAGCCTCGTCTCCGACGGGAACTGGGGGTACCGCTCGCACGGGCCGGGCCTCGGCCGGACCGTCTGGTGTGAGATCCCCGCCCGCCCGCCGTCTCCCGAAGATCCTCTCCCGGCCACGCCCGACCTCCTCACCCGGCCTGGCCGGACCCCCCGCTCTGGCCGGGACGGCTCTCTCACCTGGCCGGACTGA
- a CDS encoding helix-turn-helix domain-containing protein: MTVPPEPDSYLSTRIKFGIELRKFRLLSGFTQRRLGAAIHLSVSQLSMLENGHRAPSRELAHRVDDVLGLGTVLVDLLDRLNRTASQLPRWFRPWLEFEREAEALRMWEPLMVPGLLQTEAYAQAVLSPEPGVSAEQVEEHVAARMDRQGILRRSTPPMIWIVLDESVLHRPIADPKVMKGQFEHLLELAESPWISLQVLPYKAYSVIGLLGGFVVADMPRGAPPVAYIDSQSTGDRVSERIEEVRGLAFRYDLIRADALSRRESLDMIKETVQRWTM; this comes from the coding sequence ATGACCGTCCCCCCGGAACCGGATTCGTATCTGTCCACGCGTATTAAATTCGGTATTGAACTACGCAAATTCCGACTTTTGTCGGGATTCACTCAGAGAAGGCTCGGCGCGGCGATCCACCTCTCCGTCAGCCAGCTCAGCATGCTGGAGAACGGCCACCGGGCACCCAGTAGGGAGCTGGCCCACCGGGTGGACGACGTCCTCGGCCTGGGGACGGTCCTGGTGGATCTGCTGGACCGGCTGAACCGCACGGCATCCCAGCTTCCCCGCTGGTTCCGGCCCTGGCTGGAGTTCGAACGCGAGGCGGAGGCTCTGCGCATGTGGGAGCCCCTGATGGTGCCCGGTCTCCTCCAAACCGAGGCTTACGCACAGGCCGTACTGAGCCCCGAGCCCGGCGTCTCCGCCGAGCAGGTGGAAGAACACGTCGCGGCCCGCATGGACCGGCAGGGCATTCTCCGGCGATCGACGCCTCCGATGATCTGGATCGTCCTTGACGAGAGCGTTCTCCACCGGCCGATCGCCGACCCGAAAGTGATGAAGGGCCAGTTCGAGCACCTTCTTGAGCTGGCAGAAAGCCCATGGATTTCTCTTCAGGTTCTCCCTTACAAGGCATACAGCGTGATCGGCCTACTGGGCGGCTTCGTCGTCGCCGACATGCCGAGAGGAGCACCTCCCGTGGCCTACATCGATTCCCAGAGCACGGGGGATCGAGTAAGCGAGCGAATTGAAGAGGTGCGAGGTCTAGCATTCAGATATGACCTGATTCGGGCGGATGCCCTGTCCCGGCGCGAGTCACTCGACATGATCAAGGAGACGGTGCAGCGATGGACGATGTGA
- a CDS encoding DUF397 domain-containing protein: MDDVTQELDKAHWRKSSFSGSDGSNCVEIAALSGGRRAVRDSKDPGGPALVLTPGQWTTFVTGVRNGDFG; the protein is encoded by the coding sequence ATGGACGATGTGACCCAGGAACTCGACAAGGCCCATTGGCGCAAATCTTCATTCTCCGGAAGCGACGGAAGCAACTGCGTCGAGATCGCGGCGCTCTCCGGTGGCCGCCGGGCCGTACGCGACAGCAAGGACCCAGGCGGCCCCGCCCTCGTCCTCACCCCCGGCCAGTGGACCACCTTCGTCACCGGCGTCAGGAACGGCGACTTCGGCTGA
- a CDS encoding TetR/AcrR family transcriptional regulator, with translation MKRPGGRSSRIRSAVHQAVVELLHETGAGELSIAEVAERSGVHQATIYRRWGSMTELINEVIMDQLKDTSPIPETGSLRGDVEAYAEQAARDLAGPYGRLFLRAAMVGGGADAYYLVERGAQLQTMLDRHADAPTLLELMELVLAPIYLHLLIFNTPFPPQDTKRLVDRLLKPAPA, from the coding sequence ATGAAGCGTCCGGGTGGCCGTTCCAGCCGCATCAGATCCGCTGTCCATCAGGCCGTCGTGGAGCTGCTCCACGAGACCGGTGCCGGCGAGCTGTCGATCGCCGAAGTCGCCGAGCGGTCAGGGGTGCATCAGGCGACGATCTATCGGCGCTGGGGGTCGATGACAGAACTGATCAACGAAGTGATCATGGATCAGTTGAAGGACACGTCGCCGATTCCTGAGACGGGTTCGCTGCGCGGCGACGTCGAAGCCTATGCCGAACAGGCGGCGCGCGACCTGGCAGGGCCGTACGGCAGACTGTTCCTGCGCGCGGCCATGGTCGGCGGCGGGGCCGACGCGTACTACCTGGTGGAGCGCGGCGCCCAGTTGCAGACCATGCTCGACCGCCACGCGGACGCGCCGACGCTGCTGGAGTTGATGGAGCTCGTGCTCGCGCCGATCTACTTACACCTGCTCATTTTCAACACGCCCTTCCCGCCGCAGGACACCAAGCGCCTGGTCGACCGCCTGCTCAAGCCGGCGCCGGCCTGA
- a CDS encoding alpha/beta hydrolase family protein codes for MQPIVFGNDPTFWYETLRSFGHIAYGGADFGEVLVTAQRIEEGDYDSWHDEWRRIADLVATEAERSSSPISRRDGFLRASNYYRSAEFFLHGNPDDPRIHDSHARSVACFRKALPGVQAVQIPYKNTTLPGYHYDCGGDRTVVMHNGFDGSAEEMHFVAAAALAERGFNVLSFDGPGQPGPMHRESLTFRPDWENVIGPVLDWLQADRVALLGNSMGGLLAPRAAAFEPRIQALVALDGVYDMSLVLLDHFGGDRELAARLLRAESAPEIDVLFEQLMATDPGVRWACTHGMWVTGTSTPRSYFADMLDYHLGDGVAERITCPTLVCSAPGDLFFQGQPELLYEHLTCPKTFLEFGADLGSDAHCQAGAQRLAMARIADWLERNF; via the coding sequence ATGCAACCGATCGTCTTCGGGAACGACCCGACGTTCTGGTACGAGACTCTCCGGTCCTTCGGTCACATCGCCTACGGTGGCGCGGATTTCGGCGAAGTCCTGGTCACCGCCCAGCGCATCGAGGAGGGCGACTACGACAGCTGGCACGATGAGTGGCGCCGGATCGCTGATCTGGTGGCGACCGAGGCCGAACGCTCAAGCAGCCCGATCAGCAGGCGCGACGGCTTCCTGCGGGCCTCGAACTACTACCGCTCGGCTGAGTTCTTCCTCCATGGCAACCCGGACGACCCGCGCATCCATGACAGCCATGCCCGCAGCGTCGCCTGTTTCCGAAAGGCGCTGCCCGGCGTGCAAGCCGTGCAGATCCCCTACAAGAACACGACGCTGCCCGGCTACCACTACGACTGCGGTGGCGACCGCACCGTCGTCATGCACAACGGCTTCGACGGCAGCGCCGAGGAGATGCACTTCGTCGCCGCCGCGGCTCTGGCCGAGCGCGGGTTCAACGTTCTGAGCTTCGACGGTCCCGGCCAGCCGGGACCGATGCACCGCGAGAGCCTGACCTTCCGGCCCGACTGGGAGAACGTGATCGGTCCTGTCCTTGACTGGCTCCAGGCCGATCGGGTCGCGCTGCTCGGCAACAGCATGGGCGGCCTGCTCGCACCCCGCGCCGCCGCCTTCGAACCCAGGATCCAGGCCCTGGTCGCGCTGGATGGCGTCTACGACATGTCCCTGGTGCTGCTCGATCACTTCGGCGGGGACCGCGAGCTTGCAGCCCGACTGCTGCGCGCCGAGTCCGCGCCGGAGATCGACGTCCTCTTCGAACAGCTGATGGCCACCGACCCCGGCGTGCGATGGGCGTGCACGCATGGCATGTGGGTCACCGGGACCTCGACCCCGCGCTCATATTTCGCCGACATGCTCGACTACCACCTCGGCGACGGAGTGGCCGAGCGGATCACCTGCCCGACGCTGGTCTGCTCCGCCCCCGGCGACCTGTTCTTCCAGGGCCAGCCGGAGCTGCTGTATGAGCACCTGACCTGTCCCAAGACCTTCCTCGAATTCGGCGCCGACCTCGGCTCCGACGCGCACTGCCAGGCGGGCGCACAGCGCTTGGCCATGGCCCGCATCGCCGACTGGCTGGAGCGGAACTTCTGA
- a CDS encoding VC0807 family protein, whose product MNRNLISVIVWDAVPVVGAYYLLRAFGVSEYIALPAAGAAGSARVVFVAVSQRRLDGFAAFIVVMFGCVVGLSLIAGDARFVLATKSATTALAALILLGTWIAGRPAAFSVAKKFGAEDAATARRWDALYADQPGFRRIYVVMTIVWGLALLAESVLRLLLVYLLPIDVMAGLSTLLLLTTIGLAGAWSAWYGKRGEARALTAREAR is encoded by the coding sequence ATGAACCGCAACCTGATCTCGGTCATCGTGTGGGACGCCGTGCCCGTCGTCGGCGCCTACTACCTGCTCCGCGCATTCGGCGTGAGCGAGTACATCGCGCTGCCGGCAGCCGGCGCGGCGGGATCGGCGCGCGTGGTCTTCGTGGCGGTGAGTCAGCGTCGCCTCGACGGCTTCGCCGCTTTCATAGTCGTCATGTTCGGCTGTGTCGTAGGTCTGTCGCTGATCGCCGGTGATGCGCGGTTCGTGCTGGCGACCAAATCGGCGACCACCGCCCTGGCCGCGCTCATTCTGCTCGGCACGTGGATCGCCGGCCGTCCGGCCGCCTTCTCAGTGGCCAAGAAGTTCGGCGCGGAGGATGCCGCAACCGCGCGACGATGGGACGCGCTGTATGCCGACCAACCGGGCTTTCGCCGCATCTACGTGGTCATGACCATCGTGTGGGGCCTGGCGCTGCTCGCCGAATCCGTACTGCGGCTGCTGCTGGTCTACCTTCTGCCGATCGACGTAATGGCCGGTCTCTCGACGCTCCTGCTGCTGACGACCATAGGGCTGGCGGGGGCCTGGAGCGCCTGGTACGGCAAGCGCGGCGAGGCCCGTGCCCTGACAGCACGAGAAGCCAGATAG
- a CDS encoding helix-turn-helix transcriptional regulator, which produces MYPGSALGEFLRSRRARLQPEELGLSLGVRRRRVAGLRREEVAPLAGVSVGYYTRLEQGQSPNVSDEVLDAIARVLRLDEDEVAHLHRLARVARARERSRPERLRPGIKLMVDSFAGVPAIAVGRRGDILAWNRMAHALLGPHWDYDGEKKPNFVLMDFLEMDFARELYVDWEQKARDDIAYLEGSIARFPGDEELTGLIDELLLLSPDFRTMWTEHPVSNCASISRDYRHREVGVMTLTAELLRTPDDEGQGVTVFQAEPGSPSAERLRRLAELVDAAAG; this is translated from the coding sequence ATGTATCCCGGATCTGCGCTCGGTGAGTTCCTTCGATCGCGTCGCGCCCGGCTCCAGCCCGAGGAGTTGGGTCTGAGCCTCGGTGTGAGACGGCGCCGGGTGGCAGGGCTGCGCAGGGAGGAAGTGGCCCCGCTCGCGGGGGTCAGTGTCGGCTACTACACACGCCTGGAGCAGGGGCAGAGCCCGAACGTCTCCGACGAGGTGCTGGATGCGATCGCTCGCGTGCTCCGGCTGGACGAGGACGAGGTTGCGCACCTGCACCGGCTGGCCCGGGTCGCGCGGGCCAGGGAGCGGAGCCGGCCGGAGCGACTGCGTCCCGGCATCAAGCTCATGGTCGACTCCTTCGCCGGGGTGCCGGCGATCGCGGTGGGCCGGCGGGGCGACATTCTGGCGTGGAACCGGATGGCGCACGCGCTGCTGGGTCCGCATTGGGACTACGACGGCGAGAAGAAGCCGAACTTCGTCCTCATGGACTTCCTCGAAATGGATTTCGCCCGCGAGCTCTATGTCGATTGGGAGCAGAAGGCCCGTGACGACATCGCCTACCTGGAAGGGTCGATCGCCAGGTTCCCGGGTGACGAAGAGCTGACCGGCCTGATCGACGAGCTTCTGCTGCTCAGCCCGGACTTCCGGACGATGTGGACGGAGCATCCGGTGAGCAACTGCGCCTCCATCTCCCGCGACTACCGGCATCGGGAGGTGGGCGTCATGACGCTCACCGCCGAGCTGCTGCGCACCCCTGACGATGAGGGGCAGGGAGTGACGGTGTTCCAGGCCGAACCCGGGTCGCCGTCGGCGGAGCGGCTGCGTCGCCTCGCCGAACTGGTCGACGCCGCCGCCGGGTAG
- a CDS encoding MFS transporter: MTETLQGAARLGLRGRLILITLCGATFMTGLDYSIITVALPEIGRDLGFATTSGLQWVATACLLPTAALMPLFGRASDMVGRRRLFIVGVLVFTAFSLLAALAPTPGLLLAARAGQGVAAAMIGPTALALMTAAFPEGPQRTRALGVNGALLSLGFVIGTIGGGLITSGLNWRWTMLILFGIGALVVLGAFTVVRETTDKRRARLDVPGAILASAGLFTLVYGISTGGQAGWAGMRTLATLLASAILLGAFLAVEARHAAPLVPLRLLRRRTVKWGMTIGLVTFGMCGGATLLLSIYMQDVLGYSPLETGLGFLGEGGAALLAGTVAARLIGARGTAATIVIGLAVQAAGTVAMVSLPAQGGLVVLLTTSAAMGFGHVLTVVAAITTITSGLDEADQGVAGSLAQMPTFVGAVGVAGLTAIVAARTEALAPVTTKALATLGGLHTAFVVAGVVALLGAVVAGVLLRRTGTEHFLAA; encoded by the coding sequence ATGACAGAGACACTGCAGGGCGCCGCGCGGCTGGGGTTGCGCGGCCGGCTCATTCTCATCACCCTGTGCGGCGCGACGTTCATGACCGGTCTGGACTACTCGATCATCACGGTGGCGCTGCCGGAGATCGGCCGGGATCTGGGCTTCGCCACCACCTCGGGCCTCCAGTGGGTGGCCACCGCCTGCCTGCTGCCTACCGCTGCGCTGATGCCGTTGTTCGGACGGGCCTCCGACATGGTCGGTCGGCGCCGGCTGTTCATCGTCGGCGTGCTGGTCTTCACCGCGTTCTCGCTGCTGGCGGCGCTGGCACCGACCCCGGGGCTGCTGCTGGCGGCACGTGCCGGGCAGGGTGTGGCGGCGGCCATGATCGGTCCGACCGCGCTGGCGCTGATGACCGCCGCGTTCCCCGAGGGGCCGCAGCGCACTCGGGCGCTGGGCGTCAACGGCGCCCTGCTCTCGCTGGGGTTCGTCATCGGAACGATCGGCGGCGGGCTCATCACCAGCGGGCTGAACTGGCGCTGGACCATGCTCATCCTGTTCGGCATCGGCGCCCTGGTGGTGCTCGGTGCGTTCACAGTGGTCCGCGAGACCACGGACAAGCGCCGCGCCAGGCTGGATGTGCCCGGCGCGATCCTGGCGAGTGCCGGTCTGTTCACCCTGGTCTACGGCATCTCCACCGGCGGCCAGGCGGGCTGGGCCGGCATGCGGACGCTGGCGACGCTGCTGGCCTCGGCGATTCTTCTCGGCGCCTTCCTGGCTGTCGAGGCCCGGCACGCCGCTCCGCTGGTCCCGCTGCGGCTGCTGCGCCGGAGGACCGTCAAGTGGGGCATGACGATCGGGCTGGTGACGTTCGGAATGTGCGGCGGGGCGACCCTGCTGCTCAGCATCTACATGCAGGACGTCCTGGGGTACTCACCGCTGGAGACCGGCCTGGGCTTCCTGGGCGAGGGCGGCGCGGCCCTGCTCGCCGGCACCGTCGCGGCCCGGCTGATCGGCGCCCGCGGCACCGCCGCGACCATCGTGATCGGCCTGGCCGTGCAGGCCGCCGGCACCGTGGCGATGGTGTCGCTGCCCGCACAGGGCGGCTTGGTGGTGCTGCTGACGACCTCGGCGGCGATGGGCTTCGGGCACGTGCTGACCGTGGTGGCCGCCATCACCACGATCACCTCCGGACTGGATGAGGCGGACCAGGGCGTCGCGGGCAGCCTCGCGCAGATGCCCACCTTCGTCGGCGCCGTGGGAGTGGCCGGGCTGACCGCGATCGTGGCCGCCCGTACGGAGGCCCTCGCCCCGGTCACCACCAAGGCCCTGGCCACGCTGGGTGGACTGCACACCGCCTTCGTGGTGGCCGGGGTGGTCGCTCTGCTCGGCGCGGTCGTCGCCGGAGTACTGCTCCGCCGTACGGGCACCGAGCACTTCCTGGCCGCCTGA
- a CDS encoding RNA polymerase sigma factor has translation MTASSTTRIRDSDIVSESRTSPEAFAELFDRYSGMLYRYVSRRLGPEIAEDLVGETFLTAFARRAKYDLTYTDARPWLFGILTKLISRHRRTEAVRYRMLQRSPAEDVIESPADRMDEMVTAQTWRPVLASTLAGLSAKDRDVLLLIAWGDLSYEEVAQALGIPIGTVRSRLNRARRKARSALGDTNPFDEEE, from the coding sequence ATGACCGCATCGTCCACCACGAGGATCCGTGACTCCGACATCGTGAGCGAGTCGCGGACCAGCCCGGAGGCGTTCGCCGAGCTCTTCGACCGCTACTCCGGCATGCTCTACCGTTATGTCTCCCGGCGGCTCGGCCCGGAGATCGCCGAGGATCTGGTGGGCGAGACGTTCCTGACCGCCTTCGCCCGCCGCGCGAAGTACGACCTCACGTACACCGACGCCCGCCCCTGGCTGTTCGGCATTCTCACCAAGCTCATCTCCCGGCACCGCCGCACCGAGGCCGTCCGCTACCGGATGCTCCAGCGCAGCCCGGCCGAGGACGTGATCGAGTCGCCCGCCGACCGGATGGACGAGATGGTCACCGCCCAGACCTGGCGGCCGGTGCTCGCCAGCACGCTGGCCGGGCTCTCGGCCAAGGACCGCGACGTCCTGCTGCTGATCGCGTGGGGCGACCTGTCGTACGAGGAGGTCGCGCAGGCCCTCGGCATCCCGATCGGCACCGTCCGCTCCCGGCTCAACAGGGCCAGGCGCAAAGCCCGCAGCGCGCTCGGCGACACCAACCCGTTCGACGAGGAGGAGTGA